A genomic region of Balaenoptera ricei isolate mBalRic1 chromosome 21, mBalRic1.hap2, whole genome shotgun sequence contains the following coding sequences:
- the LOC132356657 gene encoding LOW QUALITY PROTEIN: sperm-associated antigen 11B-like (The sequence of the model RefSeq protein was modified relative to this genomic sequence to represent the inferred CDS: substituted 1 base at 1 genomic stop codon) — translation MRQFLSPATLLLVVLLFPGLSRVTNANQQDTEGPRGPEEGPPGRGTEGSHPSRHQVERHLLPRTPPFPDVEPDFKVVNCKRGDGRCQKYCNYMELQLGYCSKKKDACCLPQNXGCCHKSQSFVHSLFSWAINPDAGVLEKELSREEVRLGHLRLTV, via the exons ATGAGGCAGTTCCTCTCTCCAGCCACCCTTCTCCTGGTGGTTCTTCTCTTCCCAG GATTGTCCAGGGTCACGAATGCTAACCAGCAGGACACCGAAGGTCCCAGGGGACCAGAGGAAGGCCCCCCGGGACGTGGCACCGAAGGGTCTCACCCGTCACGCCACCAAGTAGAACGCCACCTCTTACCTCGCACGCCCCCCTTCCCGG ACGTTGAACCAGATTTCAAAGTTGTCAACTGCAAGAGAGGCGATGGCAGATGTCAAAAATATTGTAATTATATGGAACTACAACTAGGCTATTGCTCTAAAAAGAAAGATGCGTGCTGTTTACCTCAAAACTGAGGTTGTTGTCATAAAAGCCAAAGCTTTGTCCACTCCCTGTTCTCCTGGGCCATTAATCCAGATGCGGGTGTTTTGGAGAAGGAGCTGAGCAGAGAGGAGGTGAGGCTTGGTCATCTGCGCCTGACAGTCTAA
- the LOC132356656 gene encoding beta-defensin 104A-like, with product MSVLVLLLTTFLLLYQGPPVRSDLHADRICGYGTSRCRRNCKRPEFRTGKCPNTSPCCLKKWTVNSLNPVKDRNPVEPGPWNCRQLGL from the exons ATGAGCGTCCTTGTCCTTCTCTTAACCACTTTTCTTCTGCTCTACCAAGGTCCTCCAG TGAGAAGTGACCTCCATGCAGACAGGATATGCGGCTACGGGACTTCTCGCTGCCGGAGGAATTGTAAAAGACCAGAATTCAGAACTGGAAAATGCCCCAACACCTCTCCGTGCTGTTTGAAAAAGTGGACCGTCAACTCATTGAATCCAGTGAAAGACAGAAATCCAGTGGAGCCTGGTCCCTGGAATTGCCGACAGCTAGGCCTCTGA